In Cytobacillus oceanisediminis, the following proteins share a genomic window:
- a CDS encoding DNA-directed RNA polymerase subunit beta: MSVNNSNQEAVKTREQLKKERSKEESPRKGRVRIRLIPIWLRIIIVVLLIFLSVTAGAAVGYGVIGGGEVKDIFTKSTWMHIMDLVEKE, from the coding sequence ATGTCAGTAAACAACAGTAATCAAGAAGCAGTCAAGACGCGTGAACAACTGAAGAAAGAACGCAGCAAAGAAGAATCACCGCGTAAAGGGCGGGTTCGCATTCGCCTCATTCCGATCTGGCTTCGGATTATTATTGTCGTGCTTTTAATTTTCCTGAGCGTTACGGCCGGAGCCGCAGTCGGATATGGAGTCATCGGCGGCGGGGAAGTAAAAGATATTTTTACAAAGTCCACCTGGATGCATATTATGGATTTGGTTGAAAAAGAATAG